One genomic segment of Intestinimonas butyriciproducens includes these proteins:
- a CDS encoding collagen-like protein has protein sequence MRLRATGQTLELVESERLVSGSVEIYTAAFEFDAAWDGYAKTAVFTDDMGRSAEIALTDNTCTVPWEILRAGKYIHIGIYGVNGDKRYPTIYTANGLRVFEGALPANPSQPPSPTEYEQLLSMIGDTSALKTTDKSSLVAAINEIYQAGGGGKSVTDAQVNGDGDLIITLSDGTTINAGHVVGAEGAQGPEGPQGPPGAEGEQGPAGPKGDTGEQGPQGPKGDTGAQGLQGPKGDQGEQGIQGPQGPKGDTGDTGPQGPAGADGVGLPTVTAEDNGMYAGVVDGAWGKVSAPGGGREWTLLWEHTFSESDVGTAYWEWNVPDITEISVRTWGLQSNQTMGWQLKVNGASLTNNVAVRNTDGIKHQIIHAIFAGAHWITRISTYDYDAMSASSLNNTASPTGANMGDGKAQTIQFAQSAVQDYQIYSGQVKIWVR, from the coding sequence ATGAGACTAAGAGCAACAGGCCAAACGCTGGAGTTAGTAGAGTCTGAACGACTGGTATCCGGGTCGGTAGAAATCTATACGGCAGCATTTGAGTTTGACGCAGCCTGGGATGGATATGCAAAAACAGCGGTGTTTACAGACGATATGGGCCGCAGCGCTGAGATTGCATTGACAGATAATACATGCACAGTCCCATGGGAAATCCTTCGGGCGGGCAAGTATATCCATATAGGCATATATGGAGTAAATGGGGACAAGCGATATCCGACGATTTACACAGCGAACGGTCTCAGGGTCTTTGAGGGTGCATTGCCCGCAAACCCATCTCAGCCCCCGAGCCCCACAGAGTATGAGCAGCTATTGAGCATGATCGGAGACACATCGGCCCTTAAAACCACGGACAAGTCCTCTTTGGTTGCGGCAATCAATGAGATATACCAAGCAGGCGGCGGTGGAAAGTCCGTTACAGATGCTCAGGTAAATGGGGACGGCGACCTTATCATCACCCTGTCAGACGGCACCACCATCAACGCGGGGCATGTAGTGGGCGCGGAAGGTGCGCAAGGCCCAGAGGGACCTCAAGGGCCGCCCGGCGCGGAAGGAGAACAGGGACCAGCGGGGCCCAAGGGAGACACCGGGGAGCAAGGCCCGCAGGGGCCGAAGGGCGATACCGGTGCCCAGGGATTGCAAGGCCCAAAAGGAGACCAGGGGGAACAGGGCATCCAAGGCCCGCAGGGGCCAAAAGGTGACACCGGAGACACCGGCCCGCAGGGTCCCGCAGGTGCGGATGGCGTCGGCCTCCCCACCGTGACCGCAGAGGACAACGGCATGTATGCGGGCGTGGTGGACGGAGCGTGGGGCAAAGTGAGCGCGCCGGGTGGGGGCAGAGAGTGGACACTGCTATGGGAACATACATTTTCGGAATCTGACGTGGGTACGGCATATTGGGAATGGAATGTACCCGACATAACAGAGATATCAGTCAGGACCTGGGGGCTACAGTCAAATCAAACGATGGGGTGGCAGCTTAAAGTCAATGGGGCAAGCCTCACAAATAACGTGGCCGTCCGCAACACGGATGGCATCAAGCATCAAATCATACATGCCATATTTGCCGGAGCCCATTGGATCACACGGATATCCACCTATGACTATGACGCGATGTCTGCGTCCTCGCTAAATAATACGGCATCGCCCACTGGCGCAAATATGGGAGATGGTAAAGCCCAAACGATCCAGTTTGCCCAAAGCGCCGTACAGGACTACCAGATATATAGCGGACAAGTAAAGATTTGGGTGAGGTAG